A genomic region of Methylobacterium durans contains the following coding sequences:
- a CDS encoding DUF4331 domain-containing protein, with translation MSDHIDGPRQIGHSSIGPTDLFTFTSPENLSRTVLAAKVFPACGVDANFSNAINHAIVVRRAGGWGRRGCQVQDDRPEDPPLLPARCAEVWRGGRLADRARAVDPARWATLRILVSDENGASTPHTLH, from the coding sequence ATGTCCGATCATATCGACGGGCCGAGGCAGATCGGTCACTCCTCGATCGGCCCGACCGACCTATTCACCTTCACGAGCCCCGAGAACCTGTCGCGGACGGTGCTGGCCGCGAAAGTCTTTCCGGCGTGCGGCGTCGACGCGAACTTCTCGAACGCAATCAACCACGCGATCGTCGTTCGCCGCGCAGGTGGCTGGGGCCGACGAGGCTGCCAGGTCCAAGACGATCGACCCGAAGATCCACCTCTTCTGCCGGCCCGATGCGCTGAAGTCTGGCGCGGCGGACGGCTGGCCGATCGAGCGCGGGCCGTGGACCCTGCCCGATGGGCGACGCTTCGCATTCTCGTGAGCGACGAGAACGGAGCCTCGACACCACACACCCTGCATTGA
- a CDS encoding pseudouridine-5'-phosphate glycosidase — protein MALESMIITHLMPYPHNVATAPDVEAAARENGAVPATVAVIDGRSRVGLPDEVLTWLGTATDILKLSRADLPYAVAVKRQGSTTVAARMICAHLAGIQVLATGGVHRGVAATLDISADLDELARLQDGNLP, from the coding sequence ATGGCGCTCGAATCGATGATCATCACGCACCTCATGCCCTATCCGCACAACGTCGCGACCGCGCCGGACGTCGAGGCGGCGGCGCGCGAGAACGGGGCGGTGCCGGCCACTGTCGCGGTCATCGACGGCCGCAGCCGCGTCGGCCTGCCCGATGAGGTTCTGACCTGGCTCGGCACGGCAACGGACATCCTGAAGCTGAGCCGGGCCGATCTACCCTACGCCGTGGCGGTTAAGAGGCAGGGTTCTACTACAGTCGCCGCCCGCATGATCTGCGCTCACCTGGCCGGTATCCAGGTTCTTGCCACGGGCGGCGTCCACCGCGGCGTTGCGGCGACGCTCGACATCTCGGCAGACCTCGACGAGCTCGCCCGCCTTCAGGATGGCAATCTTCCATAG
- a CDS encoding efflux RND transporter permease subunit, with translation MTVQEGKLEGRPLPGAVPQPDRLAFGIERLGLVALRFPTTAVLVLLALCVGATFGVMRLKVDDSLSQLFRADTPEFREYETLSRRFPSSEFDVLLVVEGQNLLERASLEGLRDLVTDLQLIEGTRGVISLFSARAPPERGRVPAALFPEELPEGGAYDDLIARVRANAILRGKLLSEDGHLALVVLALDPAVAGTPRLSEVVGEIRKVASRDLGETGLTVQLSGVPVMQLEIREAVERDRLLYNGLGFAAGSLIAILFFQRLSFMVVAAGPPLIAILLALGALGWLGFRLNMFLNMMTPLIMVISFSDSMQLTFAARDRLIAGETKHDAFRNAVLVVGPACVLTHAAAGFSFAALMFSESDLIRTFGQAGLLSTLIALLAVLTLVPLLGVLLTRPEPRAADRNRRADPGVDALRAVCAWIAARMTRRPGVYSLLCLAVVTLLAVAYARLEPRYRLADQVPDKHQTVAANGRLDAQLTGANPIDVLIEFPAGSSLYAPETLATIAEVHGAMEDQRGVGNVWSLETLRRWLAAGGRSDPAVLRRYAELLPPYLVRRFIPAEQDATVVTGRVPDVEIDHLLPVTQELEEDLASVQARHPGYRISVTGLSAVAARNSASMIGRLNRSLTVEIVFMALFIGLAFRSVVVGLASILPGIFPVLVSGTVLWLRGDGLQFASIVALTVAYGLGLSATIHFLNRLRLVSGIGEDPALGVERATVLVGPALILTSLVLACGLGVTVLSDLPSLRIFGWVSALAMLAALVADLLILRPTITLLGRWRLSLARRLRTQPHAV, from the coding sequence ATGACCGTTCAGGAGGGCAAGCTTGAAGGTAGGCCTCTGCCGGGCGCCGTACCGCAACCGGACCGCCTCGCCTTCGGCATCGAACGCCTGGGCCTCGTCGCCCTACGCTTCCCAACAACCGCGGTTCTCGTTCTGCTGGCGCTCTGCGTCGGCGCGACCTTCGGCGTGATGCGCCTGAAGGTCGATGATTCCCTCAGCCAACTGTTCCGCGCAGACACGCCCGAGTTCCGGGAGTACGAGACCCTGTCGCGGCGCTTCCCGTCGAGCGAATTCGACGTCCTCCTCGTGGTCGAGGGCCAGAACCTGCTGGAGCGCGCCTCCCTAGAGGGGCTGCGCGACCTGGTTACCGACCTGCAGCTCATCGAGGGCACGAGAGGGGTTATTTCCCTGTTCTCTGCCCGAGCGCCACCGGAGAGAGGTCGTGTTCCCGCTGCTTTGTTTCCGGAGGAGTTGCCGGAGGGTGGAGCCTACGACGACCTGATAGCGCGGGTTCGGGCGAATGCGATCTTACGAGGCAAGCTCCTGTCCGAGGACGGGCATCTGGCCCTCGTGGTCCTCGCTCTCGATCCCGCCGTCGCTGGAACGCCGCGGTTGTCCGAGGTGGTGGGCGAGATCCGGAAGGTCGCGTCGCGGGACCTCGGCGAGACGGGACTGACGGTGCAGCTGTCAGGCGTGCCGGTCATGCAGTTGGAGATCCGAGAAGCGGTCGAGCGCGACCGGCTCCTCTACAATGGGCTCGGGTTTGCCGCGGGCAGTCTGATCGCGATCCTGTTCTTCCAGCGCCTCTCCTTCATGGTTGTTGCCGCAGGGCCGCCGCTCATCGCCATTCTGCTGGCGCTCGGCGCGCTCGGCTGGCTTGGCTTCCGCCTCAACATGTTCCTCAACATGATGACCCCGCTGATCATGGTGATCAGCTTCTCGGACTCGATGCAGCTGACCTTCGCGGCGCGCGACCGGCTCATCGCCGGCGAGACGAAGCATGACGCTTTCCGCAACGCGGTCCTCGTCGTCGGACCCGCCTGCGTGCTCACCCATGCGGCCGCGGGCTTCTCGTTCGCTGCCCTGATGTTCTCGGAATCAGACCTGATCCGGACCTTCGGTCAGGCTGGTCTTCTCTCGACCCTGATCGCGCTCCTCGCGGTGCTGACGCTGGTGCCGCTGCTCGGCGTCTTGCTGACGCGGCCCGAGCCGAGAGCAGCGGACCGGAATCGCAGGGCCGATCCGGGGGTCGACGCCCTTCGCGCAGTCTGCGCCTGGATTGCCGCCCGCATGACGCGCCGTCCGGGGGTCTACAGCCTCCTGTGCCTCGCTGTCGTCACGCTCCTGGCAGTAGCCTACGCCCGCTTGGAGCCGCGCTACCGCCTCGCGGACCAAGTTCCGGACAAGCACCAGACGGTGGCGGCAAATGGCCGGCTGGACGCGCAACTCACGGGAGCAAATCCCATCGACGTACTCATCGAATTCCCGGCTGGCTCGTCCCTCTACGCCCCGGAGACGCTGGCGACCATCGCCGAGGTGCATGGCGCCATGGAGGATCAGCGCGGTGTCGGGAACGTCTGGTCGCTGGAGACGCTGCGCCGCTGGCTTGCAGCGGGCGGGCGGTCAGATCCCGCTGTCCTGAGACGATACGCCGAGCTGCTGCCGCCCTATCTCGTGCGGCGCTTCATTCCGGCCGAGCAGGACGCGACAGTCGTGACGGGCCGGGTGCCGGACGTCGAGATCGATCACCTTCTTCCGGTGACTCAAGAACTCGAGGAGGATCTCGCCAGCGTCCAAGCCCGCCACCCCGGCTACCGGATCTCAGTGACGGGCCTGTCCGCCGTTGCCGCCCGCAACTCGGCCAGCATGATCGGACGGCTGAACCGGAGTCTGACGGTTGAGATCGTCTTCATGGCGCTCTTTATCGGCCTGGCGTTCCGCTCGGTCGTGGTCGGGCTTGCCAGCATCCTGCCGGGGATCTTTCCGGTCCTGGTCTCCGGCACGGTCCTGTGGCTGCGCGGCGATGGGCTCCAGTTCGCGAGCATCGTCGCGCTCACCGTCGCGTACGGCCTCGGCCTCAGCGCGACCATTCACTTCCTGAACCGCCTTCGGCTCGTCAGCGGCATCGGCGAGGATCCTGCCCTCGGGGTCGAGCGGGCGACCGTCCTCGTCGGCCCGGCGTTGATCCTGACCTCGCTGGTGCTCGCCTGCGGATTGGGCGTGACAGTCCTGTCAGATCTGCCCTCGCTCCGGATCTTCGGCTGGGTGAGCGCTTTGGCGATGTTGGCAGCCCTGGTTGCTGACCTGTTGATCCTGCGGCCGACGATTACGCTTCTCGGTCGGTGGCGCCTTTCCCTCGCGAGAAGGCTGCGAACGCAGCCTCACGCCGTATGA
- a CDS encoding outer membrane protein, translating to MIRKLLLTSTATAALTGAAAAADLPRREAPPPVFTPVPVFTWTGFYAGFNAGYAFDASSRRNGPFIVNLPAGSPLVVGPLAPSQVVFGGRNSLDGFSGGGQIGYNYQFTPGSGAVVGIEADAQYVDFGRNRNRFLLTPGFVPAPNIAFVNPIGLASLDFFGTVRGRLGYAWDRTLIYGTGGFAYGSGSDETRFGGFRGNDDFRTGWTAGGGVEYALSADSWLNFFRASAVTFRVEGLYVNLERNNRNNGVFAVNTVTGAPAVLAPGIIARNNPLEFAVVRAGVNYKFGSY from the coding sequence ATGATCAGAAAATTGCTTCTCACCAGCACAGCTACGGCAGCCCTGACAGGTGCAGCCGCCGCCGCCGACCTTCCCCGCCGCGAAGCTCCCCCGCCGGTGTTCACGCCAGTCCCGGTCTTCACTTGGACGGGCTTCTACGCCGGTTTCAACGCAGGCTACGCCTTCGACGCCAGCTCGCGCAGAAACGGCCCCTTCATCGTGAACCTGCCCGCCGGCAGCCCGCTGGTCGTCGGGCCGCTTGCCCCCTCGCAGGTCGTGTTCGGCGGCCGCAACTCCCTCGACGGCTTCTCGGGTGGTGGCCAGATCGGCTACAATTACCAGTTCACGCCAGGCTCGGGCGCAGTGGTCGGCATTGAGGCTGACGCGCAGTACGTCGACTTCGGCCGCAACCGCAACCGCTTCCTGCTGACCCCCGGCTTCGTACCGGCTCCCAACATCGCGTTTGTCAACCCGATCGGCTTGGCCAGCCTCGACTTCTTCGGCACGGTGCGCGGCCGCCTCGGCTATGCCTGGGATCGCACGCTGATCTACGGCACCGGCGGCTTCGCCTACGGCTCGGGCAGCGACGAGACCCGCTTCGGCGGCTTCCGCGGCAACGACGACTTCCGCACCGGCTGGACCGCCGGCGGCGGCGTCGAGTACGCGCTGTCGGCCGACAGCTGGCTGAACTTCTTCCGCGCTTCCGCCGTGACGTTCCGGGTGGAAGGTCTGTACGTGAACCTGGAGCGCAACAACCGCAACAACGGTGTGTTCGCGGTCAACACTGTGACCGGTGCGCCCGCCGTCCTGGCGCCCGGCATCATCGCGCGCAACAACCCGCTTGAGTTCGCGGTGGTGCGGGCTGGCGTGAACTACAAGTTCGGCAGCTACTGA
- a CDS encoding arylsulfatase: MSSLSEDAPVSLREAETVLPCEVRIRSEEPHRAVRPAFRRTCTALAGGVLLAATALTPALSQAPQQPSSKPNILFIMGDDIGWMQPSIYHRGLMVGDTPNIDRIGREGAMFTDYYAEQSCTAGRNAFFTGMHPLRTGMIPPQLPGSPSYLRPGTPALAKFLRDLDYNTGEFGKNHLGDHTDALPTAHGFQEFWGYLYHLDAMQGVSFPDINKSASEQTIAPPCRNTPVPGLPDTPGAVDQKTTLCLMPPRPMIACTSSDGTAANQTCKDEGPLTLDRSRTVDEEISAKVVDYLDRNDPKKTNKPFFVWYNPARMHVTTMLSPKYEAMLGEKGGKDWGINEVGMKQLDDNIGVVLKKLEEMGQLDNTIVVFTTDNGAEVITFPDGGTTPFKGGKLTTWEGGMRAPLVVRWPGHIAPGTVKTEMMAALDWVPTLVNIAGGEKGDGLKKRIESGSYPGIAKTTLDGVDQRDFLEGKAKSARDTFFYYTGPVPSAVRYKNWKLYFAMAGADATGGLLGPQTFHWTQIANIKRDPFEITVVDNKSLAAMGGVLAAPSTAYLYDWNILPIGQALWLRELETYQAYPPMQDPASYNLSQVLDQIKKAKTSSHAGE, translated from the coding sequence ATGTCCTCACTCTCCGAGGATGCACCGGTATCCCTGCGGGAAGCGGAAACTGTGCTTCCGTGCGAGGTGCGCATCCGCTCGGAGGAGCCGCACAGGGCCGTTCGCCCGGCGTTCCGGCGGACCTGCACGGCGCTCGCTGGCGGCGTCCTGCTGGCCGCAACCGCCCTGACGCCCGCATTGTCGCAGGCGCCTCAGCAGCCGTCATCGAAGCCCAACATCCTGTTCATCATGGGAGACGACATCGGCTGGATGCAGCCCAGCATCTATCACCGCGGCCTGATGGTCGGTGACACGCCGAACATCGACCGCATCGGCCGCGAAGGGGCGATGTTCACGGATTACTACGCCGAGCAAAGCTGCACGGCCGGCCGGAACGCGTTCTTCACCGGGATGCACCCCCTGCGCACGGGGATGATCCCGCCCCAGCTTCCGGGAAGCCCGTCATACCTGCGGCCGGGCACGCCGGCGCTCGCCAAGTTCCTGCGCGACCTTGATTACAACACCGGCGAGTTCGGAAAAAACCATCTAGGCGACCACACGGACGCGCTGCCCACCGCTCACGGCTTCCAGGAGTTCTGGGGCTATCTCTACCACCTCGACGCCATGCAGGGCGTGAGCTTCCCCGACATCAACAAGAGCGCGTCCGAGCAGACCATCGCGCCGCCCTGTAGGAACACGCCGGTCCCCGGTCTGCCCGACACGCCCGGCGCCGTCGATCAGAAGACGACCCTCTGCCTGATGCCGCCGCGCCCGATGATCGCCTGCACCTCGTCCGACGGGACGGCCGCGAACCAGACCTGCAAGGACGAGGGGCCGCTGACGCTCGACCGCTCGCGGACGGTCGACGAGGAAATTTCGGCCAAGGTCGTCGACTACCTCGACCGAAACGATCCGAAGAAGACGAACAAGCCGTTCTTCGTCTGGTACAACCCGGCCCGGATGCACGTCACGACGATGCTGTCGCCGAAGTACGAGGCGATGCTGGGGGAGAAGGGCGGAAAGGACTGGGGCATCAACGAGGTCGGCATGAAGCAGCTCGACGACAACATCGGCGTCGTTCTCAAGAAGCTCGAGGAGATGGGCCAGCTGGACAACACGATCGTCGTCTTCACAACCGACAACGGGGCGGAGGTCATCACCTTTCCCGATGGCGGCACGACCCCGTTCAAGGGCGGCAAGCTGACCACCTGGGAGGGCGGCATGCGGGCGCCGCTCGTCGTCCGCTGGCCGGGTCACATCGCTCCGGGAACGGTCAAGACGGAGATGATGGCGGCGCTCGACTGGGTGCCGACGCTGGTCAACATCGCGGGCGGCGAGAAGGGAGACGGGCTGAAGAAGCGGATCGAGAGCGGCAGCTATCCAGGCATCGCCAAGACGACCCTCGACGGGGTCGATCAGCGCGACTTCCTCGAAGGCAAGGCCAAGTCGGCCCGGGACACGTTCTTCTACTATACAGGACCCGTCCCGTCGGCGGTGCGGTACAAGAACTGGAAGCTCTACTTTGCCATGGCGGGCGCGGACGCGACGGGTGGTCTGCTCGGCCCCCAGACCTTCCACTGGACCCAGATCGCCAACATCAAGCGCGACCCCTTCGAGATCACCGTGGTCGACAACAAGTCGCTTGCAGCGATGGGTGGCGTACTCGCCGCACCCAGCACGGCTTACCTCTACGACTGGAACATCCTGCCCATCGGTCAGGCCCTCTGGCTGAGGGAACTCGAAACCTATCAGGCGTACCCGCCCATGCAGGATCCGGCCAGCTACAACCTCAGCCAGGTCTTGGATCAGATCAAGAAAGCCAAGACCTCCAGCCATGCTGGCGAATAG
- a CDS encoding arylsulfatase, producing MSLAPLMATPASAQPKPKPNILVIMGDDIGYWNISAYNRGMMGYRTPNIDRIANEGALFTDYYGQQSCTAGRSAFITGQSPLRTGLLKVGLPGAKEGLSEKDPTIAELLKPQGYSTGQFGKNHLGDRNEFLPTVHGFDVFFGNLYHLNAEDEPEHPDYPKNPAFRAQFGPRGVLKCTATTTDTPGGEPRFGPWGKQTCEDTGPLTKKRMETIDAEFLAATNDFIDQANRDKKPFFAWFNSSRMHIWTRLKAEAEGKTGLGIYPDGMVEHDGQVGQLLKKLDDLGIADNTIVIYTTDNGAETFTWPDGGTTPFRGEKNTNWEGGYRVPAMVRWLGLVPARTEINELFSAEDWTTTLVSAAGEPDIKNKLLQGYEAAGKTFKVHLDGYDQRELLARSGPDKRREFFYWTDDGNLAGLRYDQWKAVFLEQKAEGLDVWAQPMVQLRLPMLFNLRSDPFERAQHESGDFVRWFIEHAFVLVPAQALVAQHLGSFQQFPPRQRPGSFSIEQAMEKLRLPPSSN from the coding sequence ATGTCGCTCGCTCCCCTGATGGCTACGCCCGCGTCGGCCCAGCCGAAACCGAAGCCCAACATCCTCGTCATCATGGGCGACGACATCGGCTACTGGAACATCAGCGCCTACAATCGTGGCATGATGGGCTACCGCACCCCCAACATCGATCGGATTGCCAACGAGGGCGCGCTCTTCACGGACTACTACGGCCAGCAATCCTGCACGGCTGGCCGCTCAGCCTTCATCACCGGTCAGAGTCCGCTGCGAACCGGCCTTCTCAAGGTGGGTCTGCCAGGGGCAAAGGAAGGCCTGTCGGAGAAGGACCCGACCATCGCCGAACTGCTCAAGCCACAGGGCTACTCGACCGGTCAGTTCGGCAAGAACCATCTCGGCGACCGCAATGAGTTCCTGCCGACGGTGCATGGTTTCGACGTGTTCTTCGGCAACCTCTATCACCTGAATGCCGAGGACGAGCCGGAGCACCCGGACTACCCGAAGAACCCCGCCTTCCGAGCGCAGTTCGGCCCGCGCGGCGTCCTGAAGTGCACGGCGACGACGACCGACACGCCCGGCGGCGAGCCACGCTTCGGTCCCTGGGGCAAGCAGACCTGTGAGGACACCGGGCCGCTCACCAAGAAACGCATGGAGACCATCGACGCGGAATTCCTGGCGGCCACGAACGACTTCATCGACCAGGCGAACCGGGACAAGAAGCCCTTCTTCGCCTGGTTCAACTCCAGCCGCATGCACATCTGGACCCGGCTCAAGGCCGAGGCGGAGGGCAAGACTGGGCTCGGCATCTATCCGGATGGCATGGTCGAGCATGACGGACAGGTCGGCCAGCTTCTCAAGAAGCTCGATGACCTTGGCATCGCCGACAACACCATCGTGATCTACACCACCGACAACGGTGCCGAGACGTTCACGTGGCCGGATGGCGGCACGACGCCGTTCCGCGGCGAGAAGAATACGAACTGGGAAGGCGGCTATCGCGTGCCCGCCATGGTGCGCTGGCTCGGCCTGGTGCCGGCACGTACCGAGATCAACGAACTCTTCTCGGCCGAGGACTGGACGACGACGCTGGTCTCCGCGGCTGGCGAGCCCGATATCAAGAACAAGCTCCTGCAGGGCTACGAGGCGGCCGGCAAGACCTTCAAGGTTCACCTCGACGGCTATGACCAGCGCGAGCTTCTCGCCCGCAGCGGTCCGGACAAGCGTCGCGAGTTCTTCTACTGGACGGACGACGGCAACCTGGCCGGCCTTCGCTACGACCAGTGGAAGGCGGTATTTCTGGAACAGAAGGCGGAAGGCCTCGATGTTTGGGCCCAGCCTATGGTGCAGCTGCGCCTGCCGATGCTGTTCAACCTGCGCTCCGATCCCTTTGAACGGGCCCAGCACGAGTCGGGCGACTTTGTGCGCTGGTTCATCGAGCACGCCTTCGTGCTTGTCCCGGCTCAGGCGCTGGTCGCTCAGCATTTGGGAAGCTTCCAGCAGTTCCCTCCACGTCAGCGCCCCGGCAGCTTCTCGATCGAACAGGCCATGGAGAAGCTCAGGCTGCCGCCCTCCAGCAATTAG
- a CDS encoding di-heme-cytochrome C peroxidase: MRMSARMFSVGAILALSAVVPTSAQQKPPDQAVILLDQAWSQEDRDWYDHFSQGSAVLSYDLFLNLEAADSQDLFRSGLDGPRYGLVSAAAGPNNPDGLPIGISKTNVATPIKGWPPGDYAGVTCAACHQGRLRYKGQVIRIEGGISNTVDFQGLVRGLDDTLRVTLTDAAKFDRLAARLGATTPEAKDNLRKRAESEAHRVHAYAARTSVTPHPWGPGRMDAFTMIVDRTNATLADIPENWSAGTAPVKPPFLWNAPQGLWTQWAALVQDPIFRNFGETMGVFLPVDLSSKNPAEGLFQSNAALLELQRVESLLERLAPPSWPEDVLGKIDRAKAKAGKALFVENCANCHNMWPYRMTEPNRYGKQFVVVGLTPQSYVGTDRTQSEALRPLAITGELSKFMPPEFRGKPLLPSLVFSFMLTDGALAMAERKLKLNEADAANLHGYRELPTPLPPDSVYKAAPRDGVWATAPFLHNGSVPNLYEMLVPAAERTKKFFLGGDFDPVRVGLDIEATSGAFLLDTTLPGNSNAGHSFQDGPRGNGIIGPLLTEEQRWALVEYLKSIPEVPARVTPFGRPPEKRAAQD, translated from the coding sequence ATGAGAATGTCGGCACGAATGTTCAGTGTTGGGGCGATCCTCGCGCTGTCCGCGGTGGTGCCGACGAGCGCGCAACAAAAGCCACCGGACCAGGCTGTCATCCTCCTCGATCAAGCCTGGTCCCAGGAGGACCGGGATTGGTACGACCACTTTTCGCAAGGCTCGGCGGTCCTCTCCTACGACCTGTTCCTGAATCTGGAAGCCGCCGACAGCCAAGATCTCTTCCGGTCCGGCCTGGATGGCCCGCGCTACGGCCTTGTCTCGGCGGCCGCGGGCCCGAATAATCCGGATGGATTGCCCATCGGGATCAGCAAGACGAATGTTGCCACGCCCATCAAAGGTTGGCCGCCGGGCGACTACGCCGGCGTCACCTGCGCGGCGTGCCACCAAGGGCGCCTGCGGTACAAGGGTCAGGTCATCCGGATCGAAGGTGGCATTTCGAACACGGTGGATTTCCAGGGTTTGGTTCGAGGCCTCGACGACACGCTTCGCGTGACCCTGACCGACGCGGCCAAGTTCGACCGCTTGGCGGCGCGCCTCGGGGCAACGACCCCGGAGGCGAAGGACAACCTGCGCAAGCGCGCCGAGAGCGAGGCCCATCGGGTGCACGCGTATGCCGCCCGCACCTCGGTCACACCGCACCCGTGGGGCCCCGGCCGCATGGACGCCTTCACGATGATCGTCGACCGCACCAACGCTACGTTGGCGGATATTCCCGAGAACTGGTCCGCAGGGACCGCGCCGGTCAAGCCGCCCTTCCTCTGGAATGCGCCGCAGGGATTGTGGACGCAGTGGGCCGCCCTGGTGCAGGATCCGATCTTCCGCAATTTCGGGGAGACGATGGGCGTTTTTCTGCCCGTCGATCTGAGCTCCAAAAACCCCGCCGAAGGGCTGTTCCAGTCTAACGCGGCCTTGCTTGAGCTCCAGCGGGTCGAGAGCCTGTTGGAGCGTCTGGCTCCCCCGAGCTGGCCAGAGGACGTGCTCGGCAAGATCGACCGTGCCAAGGCGAAGGCAGGCAAGGCGCTCTTCGTGGAGAATTGCGCAAACTGTCACAACATGTGGCCGTACCGGATGACCGAACCGAACAGGTACGGGAAACAGTTCGTCGTCGTCGGATTGACGCCCCAGTCCTACGTGGGAACCGACAGGACACAATCTGAGGCTCTCAGGCCCCTCGCGATCACGGGTGAACTCAGCAAGTTCATGCCGCCGGAGTTCCGTGGCAAACCGCTGCTGCCGTCGCTCGTGTTCAGCTTCATGCTGACCGACGGGGCTCTCGCGATGGCAGAGCGGAAGCTCAAGCTGAACGAGGCTGACGCGGCGAATCTTCACGGCTATCGCGAACTGCCGACGCCGCTGCCACCGGACAGCGTCTACAAGGCGGCCCCGCGGGACGGCGTCTGGGCGACCGCGCCGTTCCTGCACAACGGGTCGGTGCCCAACCTCTACGAGATGCTGGTCCCGGCCGCTGAGCGCACGAAGAAGTTCTTCCTCGGCGGCGACTTTGATCCGGTCAGAGTCGGGCTCGACATCGAGGCGACGTCGGGTGCTTTCCTGCTCGACACGACCCTGCCAGGGAACTCGAACGCCGGTCACTCCTTCCAGGATGGTCCACGTGGCAACGGCATTATCGGTCCCTTGCTGACCGAGGAGCAACGCTGGGCCCTCGTCGAGTACTTGAAGTCCATTCCCGAGGTGCCCGCGCGGGTCACGCCGTTCGGACGTCCGCCGGAGAAACGCGCGGCCCAGGATTAG
- a CDS encoding HAD family hydrolase, whose product MKTPIASGHLNRRTALAALAGLPALAGCLSASAEAPTSPVAAPLASWNESASKQAITDFLGRVTREGGSDYVEPAERIAVFDNDGTLWTEHPMYVQLAFVLDRVKALAPMHPEWKNKQPFQAVLDGDMTALAASGERGMMELVMVTHAGMTSAEFAAIVSQWLATARHPRFKRPYIELVYQPMIELLGYLRANGFKTFIVSGGGVEFMRPWTNRVYGVPPEQVVGSSIKTRFEMRDGRPELLRLAQMNFIDDKAGKPVGINEYIGRRPIAAFGNSDGDLEMLQWTTMSAGARLGLIVHHTDAEREYAYDRNTIFGRLDKALDAAVANNWAIMDMKRDWKVIFPFELG is encoded by the coding sequence ATGAAGACGCCCATTGCCTCAGGCCATCTCAACCGTCGGACCGCGCTCGCGGCCTTGGCCGGGCTTCCGGCCCTTGCTGGATGCCTGTCAGCGTCGGCCGAGGCGCCGACGTCTCCCGTTGCGGCTCCCTTGGCCTCGTGGAACGAATCTGCGTCGAAGCAGGCGATCACAGACTTCCTCGGTCGCGTCACCCGGGAAGGCGGATCCGACTACGTCGAGCCGGCCGAGCGGATCGCGGTGTTCGACAACGACGGCACCCTGTGGACGGAACACCCGATGTACGTCCAGCTCGCTTTCGTGCTCGACCGCGTGAAGGCGCTGGCGCCCATGCACCCCGAGTGGAAGAACAAGCAGCCGTTTCAGGCTGTGCTCGACGGTGACATGACAGCCCTGGCCGCGTCCGGCGAGCGGGGCATGATGGAGCTGGTCATGGTGACCCATGCCGGCATGACGAGCGCGGAATTTGCCGCGATCGTCTCGCAGTGGTTGGCAACCGCCCGGCACCCGCGCTTCAAGCGGCCCTACATCGAATTGGTCTACCAGCCGATGATCGAGCTGCTCGGCTACCTGCGCGCAAACGGCTTCAAGACGTTCATCGTCTCCGGCGGCGGCGTCGAGTTCATGCGCCCCTGGACCAACCGCGTCTACGGGGTCCCGCCCGAGCAGGTTGTCGGGTCTTCGATCAAGACGAGGTTCGAGATGCGCGATGGACGTCCTGAGCTGTTACGCCTGGCGCAGATGAACTTCATCGATGACAAGGCTGGCAAGCCCGTCGGCATCAACGAGTACATCGGCCGCAGGCCGATCGCGGCGTTCGGCAACTCCGACGGCGATCTTGAGATGCTGCAGTGGACGACGATGAGCGCCGGCGCGCGCCTGGGCCTGATCGTCCATCACACGGACGCCGAGCGGGAATACGCTTACGACCGGAACACCATCTTCGGACGTCTCGACAAGGCTTTGGACGCTGCAGTGGCCAACAACTGGGCGATCATGGACATGAAGAGGGACTGGAAAGTGATCTTTCCTTTCGAGTTGGGCTGA